The Rattus rattus isolate New Zealand chromosome 8, Rrattus_CSIRO_v1, whole genome shotgun sequence genome contains the following window.
TCACTGATCAAGTTCTGTTCACAAGCAAGTCAAGAGAAGGGGTGGCAGGATGGGGTCACTTTCCAGAGCAAAGTTACCAGTGTGTCCTGTGAGGGGTTAATTGTGTAGGTTCAAGAATTTAGCAATGACGATGAGACggtgtttattttgattttggttaTTCACAATGTTATTGGTTTTGGCCGTAACCTAATGAGTTTTAAACATTAATCTTTTTAGATTAACACGTTAGTTATAAAAATGCCCGTATCAATAGGCAGCTCCTTTCCACCATTCAGTTGTCCTTGTCTATCTACAGAAGGCTCTCACGCGTTCCCCTGCAGCTTAGACTAGCTACCGAGATGTCTGTGCTCTAGGTCTCTGTGTGAGGTAAGAGTTTACAAACATTTACTCCTTCTACTCTCTTTCATCTTACCTTTTTTGGGCTTAAGAGTTGACCCATAATTTTAGTTTCCAGAGGACTTGAAAGTAAGTGGGTACCCATCCAAACTGAACTTCTCACAGACCTCGATTTTAAAAGCCAAGTCTCTTTAATCCTCCCCTTAGCACGTACTTAGCACTTGGCTCTTATTGGCATATTCACAGATAGTTCTAGAATAactgatttattcattcatttaaatttctaactataattttattaaatgtctgTGTGTAGGGTTATGGGGTCCTGTGTCCACTCGGCCATAGGGCACAGCCTGGCAGGTGGGCAGGATGTGGGAAGGGGAAGTGACTATGTCCTGGGGCGGGGGTCAGACTGTAGAGAAGCCTCGGTTcactgctccaggggtggggaagcgcAGTTTGAGGTGCTGGACACAGCGGGAGATGGTTTGGGGGTCCTGGGCCTTTAATGAGGCCAGGGCCATCTGATTCTCCTGTTCTTGGACACCCAGGCACCCCTGGATGCtttggaagagctgagaacagagcccAAGGGCTGGATCTAGTTCGGGgtagggggaggcaggggagaggtagggatggggtggggggaggtggcaGGTGGGGGCGAATGGGGGCTGGATCTTGGCTTGGTGTttgctgggagtgcagagaggccttctaagGGAGATTAGACAGCGGCTCTATAGGCAAAAGCCTTTTCCATTGCTTCCCATGCCGAATCCTCACAGAAAGAGGCAGTTCATAGTTccaagacatttattgtcatggcagaaagtggatgtgtaaaagTATACCcgacttctcagggtgggcctgagattaaatgccttttgcagggagaagtgtctgggaaggaaaacttATTTGCTAAGctctccaggcctttaggtactgCATTAGTACGGATATCTGTCTTGAGCCACAGATCATGTCCtttacctgtggaggggcttgggcgttgtccttatgtgactgatggccacaaatcaaTGGAGGGCTGTgactagtgacaggggcctggtgcccaggaatCAATTGAAAACTTACCAtcctttcagggtcaccagggtttctagccttagctcaaccaggaaccaggcggCCTTTCACAGTCCTACATCTGTACTGTATGAGGAGTCAACTAAGATACGGCTGTGCCCTTTAAGGTGAAATTCTAAGATTGTTTTTCTAGGTGTGAAGTGTGCACTGAAGAAGCTTTGGGAGTTTGGACCATATCCTCAGGTATCCTGTGTCTAAGAACTCTTACGAGAAGTATTGTGACATGGGACAAAATTTTCATgtccttaactccagtttcatCAGTTATAGAAGTGAGACAATAGGAATCTGACGCTCGCGTGGCTGTGTGCAGATTGATGGGATGATCTGGGAAGCACAGGTtcacaggaagaagacagagtaaGTGATTAGCATTGTGTTAATGGGCCTTCCAGTAAAAGGCTGGCCATTGACTATGCAGTGTAGACAAAGGGCTATGAAAGGTCTACCTTGACTATGCAGTGTAGACAAAGGGCTGGGATAAATATATACGCTTGCAGGATATGCAGACACCTGTCACAACCCACACTCACCCTGTCACGCTTTCTCACACTGAGGCATAGGCATGTTGTCCTGTATCCAGGCACGAGCTGATGACAGACTctgccagtggttctcaacctccctaatgctgttcCTCGTGTgttggtgatccccaaccatagaattattccactgctacttcataacagtatttttttctactttgatgaattgtaatataaatacctGATATAGAGGATATCTGGTCTTTGACTCCTAAAAGGGGTTGTggcccacgggttgagaaccactggtctaggctGTCCTGTGCTGTGGGCAATGCAGCATTCCAGGGCTTCCCTGTGAGCTATGGCAAATGTGTGGGCAGAGGCCATCCACTTAGTAATATGGTACTTGACCTACTGGTCTGGCTTCAAGTCTAAAAATTCTTAAATAGTATTTTAGAACAAAGTGAATGTCTGTCTGTCGATATCTGTGcatagcctacacacacacacacacacacacacacacacacacacacacacacacacacacacactcgcctcTCTCAGAgattgggggcaggggagaagatCAAGAAAATAAGGGAGTCAGAAAAATCCTTTGTAAATACTGGAAGGAAATTGATTCATACCAGAatggtggagaaagaaaaggaaaatggacatggaggaaggagaggagggggcaagaggagaagcaggaacaggaggaggaatggaatctAGGGCAAGGATATATTAGCACCAATCACTGGACAATGTttgctcctctgctctctcttgagGACAGCTGCTGAAGCCATATGCCGTGGAGAGTATGAGTGGCTTCGGACCGCATGAATAGATAGGTATTTGTTGACTTCAGGCCAGCATCAATTTAATTTCAAGCCATTAAAAGTCTACTTTTATTGGCACCTCAGAAAGGCAGCAATTGTTCCATTTCCATGGCACAGCTATTCTTTGAGGCAGGCTAGAACTTGTCCTGTTTGCCCAAGCCTTAGTGAAGTCctcagggacaggagagatggtgtCATTCTGAAAGCACCCCTGTCTTCTCATAAGGAGAAGGCCACCAGTGAGTCAGCCCTCATGCTACCCCGGGGCAGTAGCAGTTTTTATGCTTCACATGGTGGTTTCTTTTGGACAGTTTGATCCTTCTAGGGAGGCCTGATACAGCTGTCAACTGACCTTTGTGTGGAGTTAAATGACTCCGTAGTCTACTGAACGGTATTTCACAAAAAGTGGCTCAAACTTCCTGCCACCTGAGAGTGAGGAGTGGATTGGTGTTCCTTTAGACTCAGCTTTGGGTGCTTACTGTCTCGGAGAACCCGGGCCACTGAATTAAGTTTTCTGAGCCCTAGACTGGTCATGTATGCTCAATGCTGTTACAAAGAGTCAGTGGGACAGTGCCTGAGAAATCTGCATACGGTATACCACACAGGAAGGGCTCAGAGAACTGTAGCTGTAGAGTCAAATATTACACTATATATTGAAAGATGGGGCCTGGGAAATGCACCCCAGATTTCACTTCTATGAACTCCAGACGCCCTGAGCAAACAGGATGAACTGATCTAGTTTAACTGGTGCAGTTTGACTCCACAGAGGTTACTTCTCTCGactttgaaagacatctgggctCCCCACTAGATTGATTGGAGGACTCAGACTCTGAAAGTCAGTTGTAAACCACTCAGACAGTCCTATAAATACCTCTGTGTAAGCATGTGTAAGACATATTTAAGGATCTAAGGCAGGAGGCCAGGAAGAGAAGATAAGCACGAATCTAAACTCAACACTGGGTCTAGTCTATGACAGACGTCAAGGGAACAAAGTTCGATATTTGCAGAGAAAGTTATAGAACAGTACTTTGGAAATGCAAAAGCGTTGTCTCAAGGTTGACACTGCTGTAGGTAAAGTGTGTGCCTTTGGTCACATCAACACTCCATTGACTGAGGCTGGATACGTGGGGTAAGTGAGTCATTGCATTTTTGTCTGACGCTGCTCCAAAATGTGCATCCTTGGTTAACCAAAGCAGACATTTCCTTTCTCCGCATTTCAGCAATGCCCACCTCTCTATTCTGTGGCATCCAGAACGCTTCATTACATTAGAATGATTTTAAATGCACAAATGAGTTACGATGAAGCTATTCAAGTAGAGTTAGTTATTTCCTGGTTAGTTGATAATATTGAAATCAAACAATACTACCAttggaaattgaaaaaaaacaacCTGTATTATACAAAGTTATTTATTCGTTTACAAAAGAGTTTGTTCTTTATACTAAGAAGGAAGGCACTGGGAAAAAACAATCCATACAAAAAAATTTAACAGTGAGTGTATAAAATAAGACTGTCACGAGACCAGGCTTGAGGGCATTGTGTCGATTCCCACACTAGCTACAGGGTGATTGAAAATGGTGAAATGTAAACCATATGTGGGGTAGTTTGTGAATGCGTTGAACTGTCGTCTAGAAACAGATACCCCCATGACACATTCCAGTGTGGTTCCTACTAACTATAGCAGGCATCGCAGCTTGTTTCCCTCTTATAGAAATCGCCAGTGGTGGCCGCTGAAGGGGCAAAGTCCATACAGTCCATGCCGGGGTAGGAGAAGAACTCTGTGGTCCTGAGGGCATCCAAATGTTCTGCCTCACAGGATGCGTAGTAGCAGACGGAGGACGGGGTGGTCGGGGAGGAGTGGTTGTACTGGGGGTGAGAAGGCCAATGCTGGCAGAAGTAGCCTTCTTCTGGGAGGCTGGAGTATAGGGAATCCAGAGAAGGTGGAGACGTGTAATTTTCTGGAGTATAGGCAGGCAGCTGAGCTGGTGAGTAGCTGTAGTCATAGGAGCCGGAGAGACTGGAGGAATCCGAAGGCGAGCCTGGCATCTAGAGAAATGAAGACCAGGGAACAGGAAGCTTGGTCATTTAGACAGGATTAAAGGAACTGAGCAGTGTGGAGTTACTGGTGCAAAGTGAGGAAATCAGGGCTAAGAATGAGCCTCAAACCCATAACCTAAGTCCTTGGAAGTAATCTCATTTGCCGACTGTGATTTCATGACACCGCATCccaggtttctttttctccttcccaacaATCAATTGCTTTGCTCCACTGCCTTCCTTTGTTAAAACCTTGCAGGGTGTTTTGTTCTTAAACCACAGAATCTCACTGCGTCTCAGGTCACCTGCACATCAGAGCCGGCTGCATGCCACAGCGTAAGCTGCAGGTGGCACCTTGGGCCTTTCTTCATACCCTTGACATGAGGAGTCACATAACACACAGAGGTAggtagaacccaggtcctcatagGCCCAGCATCTAGAACACCTGAGGATGAGAAACCGCCCCTCCTGTCACCAATGTATTCCCCTGCTGGCTACCAGAGATCTACCACATCTTAAGCAAGTTTACAGTGGCCAACCTTGGAAGCTGAGCAGAAACTGTGGGTTATGTCCTCGTGAAGATACGCACGACTATTCTGTACAGTTACTTTCCTGTCATCTCTAAGTTCAGTTTCCCCTCATATAGACTTttgtcaaatgaaaataaaaaagtattcacatttcttcttttttttttctttttttttttcggagctggggaccaaacccagggccttgcgcttgctaggcaagcgctctaccactgagctaaatccccaacccccacatttctttttaaaaggaaaaaaaaaaacttaaaaacttaaaaatatatataaacccCTAAGACACAGAAACAAGAATCTTACTCATTTTAAAGAGAACCCAGTTTTGAACATTGGAGATCCATCAAGAGTGGGAAATCCAAATTCTTTCAAAGACTAGGactgttttgtcttgttctgagaggtctcatgtagcctaggctatacCTTAACTCCAAATTTAGctgagactgaccttgaactcctagtcTTCTTGTCcatgtctcccaagtgctgggattaaggcatttACCACAgggcttttgttttattaaccATCTCAGGTTCAGATATGTTCTTTTGCCCACGGTAGCCCAAATCAGCTAGTTAGTAGAGCCAGTTCAGTGGTTAAGCCAGGCCCCATTGGAATGTTGGTGTCACATAAGTAAGTAGCCTCAATCCATTTCAAGGACTTAAAGATCTAAGGGCTATTGTTGAAACTACTGGTTTCCAAACGAACAGATGTCTTAAcagatgttgaaaaaaaaaaaagttgcaccAGGGGACCTTTTTATTGCCAGACATCCATTTACATGGGAACTCATACTATGTATATTCAAAGGTTTATGCCCTTCACGGTGCCCACACATTGAACTTTAAAATGCTTCCCTGGCTATTTCCTGGTTGATAACATTTGTGTGCTTTCTCACAAACACTTCTACAAAACATCTCTACTCCACAGTTAGCAAGTATCAGGCTCCAGGGAGGATGTGGATGAATTACCAGGTTATGGCAGAAAGAGGCCACTGGACAGCTCTCTGGGAAATAGTGGGGAGCGATTTGTGCAGAGTTGAGCAAGGGCTCCGGGGGTGTGTCAGTCTGAAGGTAGGACTCGAAGATCTGGTCCAGGCAGCTAGGGTTTTCTTCACAAGAGACACAGGTGGAAAACTCTCGGGCCTGAAAATAACTGGGTGTGGAAGACGTTGGTTCAGGCTCAAAGTATAGTcctagaagagaaagggaaacaagatttgcttgaaaattacaaaaatagGCTCGAatggagttttcttctatttctcatATCTAAGGGGGAAGTAGAGGTTGGGAAATTATAAGCAAACACTTTTGGAATTTGGACCGTGTTAGTTGTCTTAGGTTTAATCCAAGTCCCAGAGAAATGAATCTGATCAGTAATGTGATAGTTAGTTCTCGACCTGGTTAGggtgaaagaaaagaatgtatgtGGCCCAGCCAGCAACTAAATGTCATATTCAAGGAAGAGCACAAGCCTGCAAGCCTCCGCCTTTGGGGCTATAAAAGCATTAACGGATAAACTCTGTCTGTGGCTCaaggaaacctctctgatgaaTTTGTTGGGGGGCGTTGGGGAAACATCTGGTCCTACACTCTTGCTGCTTTCCTAAACTTTTCATGCAGGGACTTAAGTTGTTGAGAAGAGGGTTTTGAGAGATGATACGAACAGCAAAGGGCACGCTAAAATCGGGAGCTTAGAATGCAGACTACGAATCAATAGCACTTTGCTGAGAAGTTCAAAGAGCAAAAGTGTCTTATTTGGGGACACGTTAAGACAAGAGTACAATGGAGGAAAATATATGACAGAGAACCAATAAGGATAATCTGAAACAAAGCATTGCCCCTTTCCAGTTAATATGGGTATCCCCAGTGTGTGAAAATCAGCCTTCAAGGTTCAAAGCAGGGAGGTTTAGAGGGAGCCCATTAAAGGTCTCAGGTTCCTGTCAGGGTAGGTTAAAGTGACATATTCGGTGGGAACAGCTCGCACCGGTTTTCTTCCCTATGACCTCCTTAAATTCATAGCTGCTGAGTGCCATAGGGAGGACTGTTTATGTAACAGAGTTATTCGTTTGGGCCGGGGAAACTTACACTTGTTTGAACAGCTTTCTAGGAAGAGAGTAGAGAGTGGGCAGGAAGCCCCTGTCGACCACAAGCTAAGTGAATAAGAGCAAAGGCATATTATCCTGATTACAGCTCACGCTGCACCAAGAAAAGACAACAAGATTCTAAAGCAGACCCTGGTTTTAGAGTGATGCTTGGAGACCAGCATCTGGGTAACTGTAAAGGACAGAGTCTTGGTACTGAGTAGACAGTTCAGAGTGAAGACAAAACTGTGGCTTTCTTTCCGTTCTGGGCTTGCATGCGGagtcaccttctgattggttggATTCCAATTAAATGGTGGTGCCTCTCTTAACCCCTGAATCAGGCTCAGAAGGGCTTCTGAGATGGACTTTTGCAAGAGTTTGAGGAAACCGTCAAAGCTGGCTGTACTGACCTGCAGGCGATGGCATGGTGGTGTCTGGAAGGTGGATACTGCTGCTTCCTGACAACTGTCAAGGCAAGAAGAGGAACTTGAAGCGGAGGGAAGGCCTGTACTTCCCCACTGGGGAAGCTGGGCAGGGGATTCGATGGGGACAACTGCTTCTGCTCTGCGGTAAGCCTTCGTCTAAGGACACTGGACTTTAAACACAGCCTGCATTATATTtgagatttgattttattttgtttgcttactCAGGCGTTTTTTCCCTCCAATATCAGATTCCTTGATAAAATGTTGATATTAATTTTGATAGAGGTTAATGTAAATCATTTTTTGTTACAGAAATAGGACAATTCAAGGAAAGTCAGCAAGCAGCCTTTCTATTaagcaatttattttataatgagtAAGAGTTAACATTTATTTAACCCAACTGTGACTACAGTCAGTACATTTTCTTCAGGTTTGTATCTACTACTTGGTTTCTTTGTCCTAGGAATTAATTTCCCCTAAAGAAATAAGTAACAATGAGACATTGTTTCTAGACCTCTTGATGAGAACCTTAAGTAGTCAcatttatgactttttaaaatataagaaaagttcTTGAAGTATTTAGTGACTCAGAGCCTATAAACGTTTGAGTTCATAGCCAGAAAAACTAAGTTCTTTTCaaacttcaaaaataatttctattttctatataATTCACTTTTTACAATTATAGTATCTAAATACTGAAAATGCATGAGGCTGtgcctttcaaatatttaaagtttaaaacagcTTTTGCCGTTTCCAGTTGAAAGGACAATTAGgctaactgatttttttttcttttagatttcagGTGGCAGCTTTAAAGTTTAAAGGGACCATCTAGGCTAGGAAGGGGAGCTCACCACACCTCTCTTGGGTTGCAGGGGTAGACTCAGTCCTGAGCATTGCGAGCACTGCACAGCCAGCCACCAAACAGGAGGTGTGTTAATTTTGAAAACGATCCATGCTGTAATGTCATGAACCAGGAAGCTGGAGGCCTTTACCAGCTCTTTATGCAAATATTTGGCTGCAGCTTGGGCTGAAGGACTTGGAAGGAGGgttttgtcccccccccctttctttcttaaatctgCTTCGTTGTAGAGCTTGCTTTTAACCCCCTGCGTCCCCTGATTGGCCTGTTTGCTTGCTTCCCTGTTACCCTGTTATCTCCTTGAGGTATGTTTACAATGTCCTATTTGATATTATCTTTCTGGCCCACGGTTCGCTTTCTACCTTGCTCCCAGAATACAAAGAATGGCGCCTCTCTTATTTCAAacagcacacacatccacaatcgacaatatataaaaacacattaagcctattaaagcaaaacaaaagaaaaagagtggttaaaaagaagaaaggtaaatTTTATCTTTAGATAAACACTCAAGTTTCTCTTTACCCCAAGGGCAAagaagtagtgtgtgtgtgtgtgtgtgtgtgtgtgtgtactgatgaTAAGGctgaagttaaaatttaaaattaactatGCCAGTCTGACACAAATACTTTCTTCTGATAGAACTCGAGACCTGGATATCTACCTCCGTCTATAACTACCGTTCATGATTGGTTTCTTAAAGTTCCAAGCAGTTGTTATTCTGACTTCCCAGCAAATTAAGGCGGATCTATTCTTGCTTTGCAGTACATGGCACAACTAGTTCTCTCTGGGATTACTGTTTCCCCTCGATGTCTTTTAACACTGGCCCAAGTTGGATACAGTCTCTGTTAAACTAGAAAGGTCTGCCTGGAGCAGGCTTATATTATTCTTCCCGGGGATATTATCTACTACTCTTGACGACTGGGTACACTGTAGCAGGAGCCCCCAGAATCCCCAAATCCTTCTGTTTGCTCTCAGAAGGAGATTTTACCTCTGGGTCTCCTAGTGAAGTTCTGCGTGTATGACTCCTGCGAGTCAGGGGCGAGAACTTTCTAGGAAGCAGAGTAGCAGAGTAGCACGCGGAGTTATGTTTTTAACGTTGGTTCTGAAGGCCTGCCTCATTCTCACAGGGAACTTGGAAAATGCCAAATCGGACTTCCCTCAGGATTGGAGGGAATCTAGTCGAGAGCTGAGGTGAAACCCTTCCTCTCGCTCTGTACTCCGCTACGAGCCAGGAGTGGTCACGCCAATGGAAAGAACCCAACAGCCACAGGATTGCTTTCCCAAATGGGATGCTCTGCGTAGAGCCGAAGCTGAGTTCCTCGGAGCGCCAAGACTCCTGGTCCTAGTTTTATTGATGGTCTGGCTATGAGCCATTGAGGTTACTGAGCTCCTCTTAGTGTGGCTGGCTCTGCAGAAAGGAACTTAGAGAACCAGTGCTGAGGAACGATGACCTTGTTTCTCCCTTTAGCCTGATGCTAACCTCAGGACTCTGGATCTCAGCTGCCGTGGAGGAATCCAGATTTCTAATCTATTTATGTCATCTGACCAATTACAATCAAATGAAATAACGAACGTACACAGATACTTTGAACACAGTTCTCACTGTGGAGAATACCCCCTAAGTACTTATTTAACCTTCATACAACCCTATTAGCTTTCAACTGAAAGATTAGGGGAACAGACAAGGACCCTAGTAAGTGGACATGTGCCACAGAGTTACTGAGAActaaacccaggccctctggctCAGAAACCTATCTCACCATCCCGCCATAATTTCTGCCTCCTGTTGCTTGAGGTCCCAAAGCCCCACTTATGAAACCCTACATGGAACATGAACGTGGATCGCATGCAGACAATATCCGTGATAACATACGTGATTAGAATTGTGTCAGACTCTCTATCCACACCCGCACCTACCCACAAGCAATAACAGGTCATGTGCAGAAGGCTCTTCAAATTGAATTTCTCTTTCCTGGTGGACAAGCACGCCTAGTTTACATGGTTCCGAAGCTGCCCTGAGCACTCAGGTAATATATGGAAGGTGTCAGGGTACCTTATGACTACACAGACCAGTTCTGTTATAGTTCCATGTATTCCAGAGACAGAGGCCTCTTCTTCTGGAGACTTCCAGTAACTGGTGATACATGACCTCAGAGACTAAATTACTGAGAAATTAGGGGGATTTCTGGGAGAGATCTTTTTCAATAAGTTTATGGGGGTTGTATCTGTACTCTCTCTTAGCACTGTAAAAACATACTTAACCTGTTGGCTGTCTCTctcccttgcagaggacctatgAGAAGTGAGAGATGATtccccccaacctccccacccccagtcctgaGGCCTACACCACGTCCCGCATGTTTTTGTGGCTGCTTGTGGCGACCTGGAATGACGTTTGGAACTCATGTAAGAATCTCTGAGCAGGGTTGTGCTTGTGGGTGGCCTCCACATCTTCCCTGACACAGAGCTGAAGGAGTCCTGATACAGACTGGGAGGGACCCGAGAAGGTGGTGCTTACGGTTGCCCCTGAGGCGGCCTGGTGTGCCCTTCTTTGCTGCAGAAGCTCTTTCACGGTCATCTTCACACGGACGCCTTGATACACTTTAGGTTTTTCTGGGGAGAGGCAACAGGGTCAGCGGTCAGTCCCAAAGCTTGGGCGTCAAGGGATCAGTGAGGGTTCCCTTTGTAAGGCCAGGATACCCAAGGGCAAGTTTCTGCCTTTGCAGAACTCACAAAGagaatgtgttaaaaaaaaaaaaaaagataacgtTTAAAAACATCCACATTTCTCAAACTAGACAGGGTGAACAAAGGCAGGTACTTCCAGGGTCCTAGTGGGAGCAGTTCCTGTGGGCATCTATGAAGTTATCCACCCCCAGCTGGGCCCCATCCTCAGGACAGCACAAATTGTTCCGCTCTGGAATGCAGAGGGAGGTCCAACAAGCCTGCTGCTATTTTGGCTACCATGGTAAAATTTGGGGTTCCGGCTCAGCTTGTGGATCTGGAGGTACTCTTTGATTCACAACTGATCTCACCGACCTCACCATACTGTTTATACTGTGAACAGCCCCCTTCCACCCTCTGTATTCCTCTATCAGTCCAGGCATGGCTTTTGGGGAGGTACGACCTTTAATTGTGGTGCCCTTGCTCTGGAAGCCAGCCCTTAGACAAGCAGCAGGGGGTCCAGGCAGCCTGTCCTGGCCCTGTGAGGGACTTACTACACTGACCCCAGAAAAGGGGCCAAGTTTGGGGAATGTTCTCCTGTCGGTTCTTTCcctttttcaaaaatgtctttacttcctcaccctctttctccctccactCTCCGACTCTGTTGCTTCCTTCGtctcttcccaccccctccctttccGGTGCAGGCGTTTCTCTTTCTCGGAGAACCGGGCTGTTGAGAGTTCTCCGGCAAGAGCTGCAGCTCTTGAGTAAAGGCATCCCGAGGCTCCCTAGGACCGCGCGGTCGCCTGGAGGCAGCCCTCCGGAAGGGGCCGCCCCTGAGCCGGCAGAGCTGGGCCGAGAGACCTGGGAGAGCCCAAGTGGCCGGCCGAGCTAGGCGGGGGTCGGCTGGGAGGGACCGGTGACAGCCTGGGGGTCCCGGCAGAGCGCAGTGAGTAGGTCTGACTGGTTGTTAGGCCAGGATAGACCCGGCAGACACACTTTCCCAGTAGGGTTTGACCTAGAAGCCCAGTGTGGCTCCCACTCCGATCTTGACCCTGGAGAGAGCGCCTATTAGTCTCACGGGGAGGGGCGGAGCACAGTGGTCCCT
Protein-coding sequences here:
- the Colca2 gene encoding colorectal cancer-associated protein 2 encodes the protein MSEKPKVYQGVRVKMTVKELLQQRRAHQAASGATLSGSSSIHLPDTTMPSPAGLYFEPEPTSSTPSYFQAREFSTCVSCEENPSCLDQIFESYLQTDTPPEPLLNSAQIAPHYFPESCPVASFCHNLMPGSPSDSSSLSGSYDYSYSPAQLPAYTPENYTSPPSLDSLYSSLPEEGYFCQHWPSHPQYNHSSPTTPSSVCYYASCEAEHLDALRTTEFFSYPGMDCMDFAPSAATTGDFYKRETSCDACYS